One Passer domesticus isolate bPasDom1 chromosome 29, bPasDom1.hap1, whole genome shotgun sequence DNA window includes the following coding sequences:
- the LOC135287267 gene encoding uncharacterized protein LOC135287267 translates to MERRAPSQPRVAWEEDGGPQESSSPVEPYEVTMVQPLQTDAAGLAVCEEEQEAMAFIQTFVRLSCPMQDDKLQFLESIRSLCRSATNRGSLAGLECFCRRHELAEKVEALLSEEPQKQMRTELQLLAMLAITQLSSVLPELLDNTQLISSCFRSVLLLPPEEEMTGLEASLYTQTVDAMDILLKAVVLKSGEVLQDVLEVLLTFTSSERAVVRERALQRICSLSHWLASCSTLEAGQDEDRDDACGKIQIPVLGKLFGRLILMAFEEEKTNHVALDALYALLNFICQQQRVTLPEDNAQLQAHWEDGISSSLHSPNAKDFIEAVGKYLGPSERTHIILSTITMFRYSSPCNHQVALSMLEVIGRDPDWWLMDVPKIVSHIYHTGLVTDIQVQHTLHCLLLLVADRSPGQVVTTLLQIAPRGDRNALSLWEVMFSVPQTVEKVLKELRVQLQDLKNGIFRTFPENDRLSYLALLASEDVQEEEFAPLYKTCRFLLYSANSTDREITSLLLRALITLSNREDRARKMKVLLPDLMNLLRQNCTSLVMMALMVLQNMMKCLKRTEASSIAADLARILWYHFDEEESWVRESCISSFRDLVRTVVGKEKKWMKNFVHTVLAPLILRMNDEAPKVGQASRNALLAIAELLKWKEMKHVVKTQQTWKMAECLMKKDSSRAEQYLLQSLKYLKDPQECVRDSTIRFIGTIMRHVKDQSTEVPALIVRELQALEKGGCEFICCLAAQTSLILSRLREQQSPAGSRCSLWCWHH, encoded by the exons ATGGAGAGGAGAGCCCCGAGCCAGCCCAGGGTGGCCTGGGAGGAGGACGGGGGTccccaggaaagcagctcccCAGTGGAGCCCTACGAGGTGACAatggtgcagcccctgcagacGG ATGCCGCTGGGTTAGCTGTgtgtgaggaggagcaggaagccATGGCATTCATCCAGACCTTTGTCAGGCTCTCTTGCCCG ATGCAGGATGACAAGCTGCAGTTCCTGGAGAGCATCCGCAGCCTGTGCAGGAGCGCCACAAACCGTGGCTCGTTAGCAGGCCTGGAGTGCTTCTGCCGCAGACATGAGCTGGCAGAGAAGGTCGAG GCGCTGCTGAGCGAGGAGCCCCAGAAGCAGATgcgcacagagctgcagctgcttgccATGCTGGCCATCACCCAACTGAG ctctgtgctgcccgAGCTGCTGGACAACACACAGCTGATCAGCTCCTGCTTTCGGAgtgttcttcttcttcctccagaaGAGGAAATGACGGGCCTGGAGGCTTCTCTCTACACTCAG ACTGTGGATGCCATGGACATCCTGCTGAAGGCTGTGGTGCTCAAATCTGGCGAGGTGCTGCAGGACGTCTTGGAG GTGCTGCTCACCTTCACCAGCTCTGAGAGAGCCGTTGTGCGGGAGAGGGCCTTGCAGAGGATTTGCAGCCTGAGCCATTGGCTGGCCAGCTGTTCCACTCTGGAG gctggTCAAGATGAGGATAGAGATGATGCCTGTGGAAAGATCCAGATCCCAGTCCTTGGGAAGTTGTTTGGACGTCTCATCCTCATGGCATTTGAGGAAGAAAAGACCAACCATGTGGCTCTGGATGCTCTCTACGCCCTCCTCAATTTCATCTGTCAGCAGCAAC GTGTGACACTGCCAGAGGACAATGCACAGCTCCAAGCCCACTGGGAAGATGGGATCAGCTCCTCACTTCATTCTCCTAATGCCAAGGACTTCATCGAG GCTGTTGGAAAATACCTGGGACCTTCTGAGAGGACACACATCATCCTCTCAACCATTACGATGTTCCGCTACTCATCTCCCTGCAATCATCAGGTGGCTCTCAGCATGCTGGAGGTGATTGGGAGAGACCCTGACTGGTGGCTGATGGAT GTGCCAAAAATCGTGAGCCACATCTACCACACTGGGTTGGTCACGGACATCCAAGTCCAGCACACCCTCCACTGCCTGCTTCTCTTGGTGGCTGACAGGAGTCCTGGGCAGGTGGTCACAACACTGCTGCAGATCGCCCCACGAGGAGATAG GAATGCCCTCAGTTTGTGGGAGGTGATGTTCTCGGTGCCCCAGACGGTAGAGAAGGTCTTGAAGGAGCTTCGTGTCCAACTCCAGGACCTGAAGAATGGCATTTTCCGCACCTTTCCTGAAAACGACCGCCTCTCTTACTTGGCT CTGCTGGCCTCCGAAGATGTGCAAGAGGAGGAATTCGCTCCATTGTACAAAACCTGCAGGTTTCTGCTGTATTCAGCcaacagcacagacagagagataacctccctgctgctcagggccctcaTCACACTGTCCAACAGAGAGGACAGG GCGAGAAAAatgaaggtgctgctgccagaccTGATGAACCTGTTGCGGCAGAACTGCACGTCTCTGGTGATGATGGCCCTGATGGTCCTCCAGAACATGATGAAGTGCTTGAAGAGGACCGAAGCCAGTTCCATTGCTGCAGATTTGGCGAGGATACTCTGGTACCACTTTGATGAG GAGGAAAGCTGGGTGCGGGAGAGCTGCATCAGCTCCTTCAGAGACCTGGTGAGGACAGTGgtggggaaggagaagaagtGGATGAAGAACTTCGTGCACACTGTCCTGGCCCCGCTCATCCTTCGCATGAACGACGAGGCCCCCAAAGTGGGCCAG GCCTCCAGGAATGCCCTCCTTGCCATCGCAGAGCTCCTCAAGTGGAAGGAGATGAAGCATGTGGTGAAGACACAGCAGACCTGGAAGATGGCTGAGTGCTTG ATGAAAAaagacagcagcagggctgagcagtaCCTTCTTCAGAGCCTGAAGTACCTGAAGGACCCTCAGGAATGCGTGCGAGACTCGACTATCAGGTTCATTG ggaccATCATGCGGCATGTCAAGGACCAAAGCACGGAGGTGCCTGCTCTGATTGTCAGAG AACTTCAGGCCTTGGAGAAAGGTGGCTGTGAATTCATCTGTTGCCTGGCAGCTCAGACCAGCTTGATCCTgagcaggctgagggagcagcaaTCACCAGCAGGGTCCCGATGCTCTCTGTGGTGCTGGCACCACTGA
- the LOC135287268 gene encoding zinc finger protein 239-like, producing MEAARKRKMPQDTQGETREDKSLRQNLVEEAILSDATGQESNREEKALRSPRRRACKPNLGCSEEERPILRQEGGQSFSQGSKLVAHGQLHGGEKPYKCLECGKSFRQSSHLISHQMIHTGEWAYECGECGKGLRCSSELVRHELINTGEKPYECPHCLKRFQTSSSLLRHQRIHTEERPFCCPDCGKGFKHNSNLIRHRRIHTGERPYECPRCGKSFTQSSNLTRHQRRHR from the exons ATGGAggctgccaggaagaggaagatgccccaggacacccagggag agaccagggaggacaaatctcTGCGGCAGAACCTTGtggaagaggccattttgagcgACGCCACGGGGCAGGAATCCAACAGGGAGGAAAAGGCACTGAGATCCCCCAGGAGGAGGGCCTGCAAACCCAACctagggtgctctgaggaggaaagacccatcCTGaggcaggaaggtggacagagcttcagccagggatcaAAGCTGGTGGCCCATGGGCAGCTTCAtggtggggagaagccctacaagtgcttggagtgtgggaagagcttcaggcagagctcacacctgatcagccaccagatgatccacaccggggaatgggcctacgagtgtggggagtgtgggaagggcctCAGGTGCAGCTCAGAACTCGTCAGGCATGAACTCATCAACACTGGGGAAaagccctacgagtgtccccattgtctgaagaggtttcagaccagctccagtctcctgcgccaccagcggattcacacagaggagcggcccttctgctgccctgactgcgggaagggcttcaagcacaactccaACCTCAtcaggcaccggcgcatccacactggggagaggccctacgagtgtccccggtgtgggaagagcttcacccagagctccaACTTGACCAGACACCAACGAAGGCACCGGTAA